Within Anguilla anguilla isolate fAngAng1 chromosome 11, fAngAng1.pri, whole genome shotgun sequence, the genomic segment AGGTCCGCAGAAAATAAAGGCTTAAAGGTCAGTTAGAAATCCaatgaattcagtaaaatatcaaatgtaTACTCCTAAAACAAACTATTTGAAGGACATTATTTCATATGATTCTGAAAAAACTAAAATCTCTTATCAGCCACTGCATCTGTTACATGTTACATGAAGTGACAATATGATTTGCATACTCACAGGGCAGTTATAAGATAAACTAAGGGTTCCATGGTCTACAGGTTTGTCATATTCATATCTGTTTATCAAATATTGAACAGCTGGGCACAGgccattattttatgtttacatGTTTATGCTACACTGCTCAACTTCATAGACAAACGGAAAAGCAGGGATGAAGTGTTGACAGTAAGCTTGACATACTTGCTGTCAACACACAAAGAGCTGTACTATTGTTCCTTTCAATGACGTCAAGCCTAGACTacactttttgaaaataaaactttatttcacCTCTGTTTTCACTGTTATACTTGCAAGCAGCTGTGTGCTCAAAGAATCAGTGACAAGCCATGACAACGGTGTGCAACCAGTAAATTAATCTCAGTAATTATTTCAGTAATGTGACATAGATATAGTAATTATACTATAGAACTGCTAATACTTcaacacatatacagtacaaggACTCGCTCATGATGCTCCCAGCAATGCCTGCTCTTTGagcaaagaaattaaatatttccattgTTGTTTAATAATGGAACATAAAAGTACaagtttaaatgtgaaaaagttaAACGTAATGCACAAGTACTAATGCAAACAATAATCTGTTGTTGTCTTGACAAGAAATCTACAGCAGCGTGTTGCTGCTTTTGGGTGCATTAGCCTGCATAAATGAAAACCCttgagattacattacattgttctTAATACCATCAGATTAGTTGAAGAGTCCTGTGCCTGCAGTGGCTTGTGATGCTCACTGGCGGTAACTGTTATCAGTTGTATGTGAAAACATTCATGGctggaaaaatgcaaatatgcacaCCATAGACatagccgggggggggggggggggggttcagggttTGAATCCCTCCTCAAAAATGCCTAAATgagatacagtatgtgcaacatttacataaattgaCTGCAAATAATCCAAATCCTACCCCAACCCTCCAAAAGGTACATGGAAGATGATTAccataaaactggaaaaataatcatttatcCCCCATTGATAATCTTTCTGaaccccaaccccagcccctGTAATCAAGTCATAAAAACTTATGATACagataaatacacaaaacaatatTCCTGCACTCCATAGTAATCCAAAAAAGGAGGAACCAACAAGGTGATCACATCTCTGCTCTATCCGAACtcaacatactgtataaacacaCCAAGGGGCGCCAGCCACTCTCCTCCTGGTGTGCTCTCCTCCCTCAGAAGGTCGTGACCTTCGACTCCTCCTGGTGTGGTCTCCTCCCTCAGAAGGCCGTgaccttctcctcctcctggtgTTGTCTCCTCCCTCAGAAGGCTGTaaccttctcctcctcctggtgTTGTCTCCTCCCTCAGAAGGTCATGACCTTCGACTCCTCCTGGTGTGGTCTCCTCCCTCAAAAGGTCGTGACCTTCCCCTCCTCCTGGTGTTGTCTCCTCCCTCAGAAGGCCGTGACCTTCGTCTCCTCCTGCCAGCTGCTGCCGGGCTTCGCCTCCTTCAGGTCCAGGTCTTCGGTGCCCACCAGGATCTCCGCCCCGTTTCTCTCCGCAAACATCTGGCTGATCTCCAGGAAGGTCTTGTTTTTGGTTTCCGGGATGACCCACCAGATGTATGCCAGTGTGGCCAGGCAGATGAAGGCGAAGAGGATGAAGCTGTAGGACCCCAGTCCTTTCTACAAACGCACAGAGGAAAATCATGGAGAACATCCCTACGTTACCATCCGTAGATATACAGGGATAAACCATAGGGAATATCCCTGTTTTACTTCAAGACAGAGATGATCTATTATATATCTATCTATGCCATGGCTGTCCGACCCTGCTCCTGgatatctaccatcctgtaggctttcactccaacactaacaacacacacctcattcaagaACTAGAGATCTTatcgagctgctaattattagaatcaagtgaaaacctacagcatgGTTGATCTCCCGGCACAGGGTTGAGCAGCGCTGATCTACTACCTTGGTCTGGAATTGAGCGTTGGCAACCCAACAAAATCCATTACTGTGCTCACTACTCTGTAGAGAACCTCTTAGCCCCTGACATCACAGCAGCTGTGCAGAAGCGATGtttgctgtaatgtaatataatcaGCCAGTGGTGCACGCCCATGCAGATGCACAGTGATGTTGCACTTAGAGTGCGCATAAAATATTATCCGAGCCTTAAATGGAACCAGATAAACACATCACTCATCTAAATAACACATTAGAGACACCTCTGCCACGAACAGAAGTGAAATCACATCTGTGCCCATTAATGCCTACCCACATGGGAATATCGcactccacccctcccctcctcccttttGACTACTACCcagagatttggggggggggggggggagcagtgtggGGCGGTTTTGGGAACACTGACCTCGAGGAAGGGGAACACCAGGCCCACGGTGAAGTTGGACAGCCAGTGGACCGAGCCGGCGACCATGAAGGCTGCCGGCCGCGACGACTGACGGAACATCTCCGTGGTAACCACATACGGAATTGGGCCTGCAGACAAGAGATAACAGACGGCCGTTGTTTCTAAAACTTCAAAAAGCCGGGGCAGAGTTGGGAGTACACGCAGCACAGGGTACAGGTGGAACGCTTTGTTCTGAGATGAAACACTCAGGGCCTATTGCAACTCCAGACACTTCTCTGTGGTACATCACAtttcagaggttttttttacatccaCCTTACAGCTTTGCTTATGTCACGGCCCAATGTTTTTCCGGTCAATTACCTCTTTATAATTATTTCCAAAAgctttaaatgcatttgattaaaaatgcacattacGGAAGGGCAAGAGGTAAATGAACAGCACTTCAGTTCATAATCAGTTCTAACTCCAGATTAAAATCCACATGCACATCCAGAGATTCAATAAATGTCCAAGTGGTTTGTTGGACTTACTGGGTCCAATGGCATGTCCGCTGACATAAATGATCACACAGGTGATGCTGAGGTAGGGCATCCACTCCACACTCGTCTGCAAATGGAGGGTGAGTTTGGTCAATGAGGGGCGAGTCGCACTATCGACTAACCTCTCTCTCACAACGGTAGAAACCAACGGTCATGTGTCAAGCATCACTGTCAAAGGCAGGCAGTTCCAGGCTCACAACCACAGTGTACGTCCCGTTTTAGGAGACAACCAATGctattttcttacatttttcttttaacggTGGCATCCATATTGAATGACACTGCTTATTGACATCCATTTGGGATTAATCTTAATCAATGGATGAGATTTTCCAAGGGTGTACAGCATGCGTGAAACAGTGACTGTGCACAGCCACTAGCAGGTCAGCAACGTCAGTCTCTTTTACAATATCAGTCTCATTTTTTCAACTATTGGGGTACTAGAAAGGCCCTGGGTTACTGTTCCGATGAgataaaaaatacagataatagaTCTACAGCATCCATTAGCGTGGTCACGCAGGTGGTAATCATGCATGCGATACAGCGGCTGCATTGTTTGTCTTGACGATGCTGTACCTGGAAGGTGAGGGCGATGGTCAGCAGAATGCAGGCCCCACAGCAGATGCCAAAACCACTGAGCAAGAGCAGTCTCCGCCCAGAGGCCTCCACAATGAACACCTGAAAGGAGACGTGAAGCATCCATTACTGCAGAAACATTAATTATCACCAAAACAGTCATTATCAGCAAAACATCCATTACTGCAGAAACATCCATTATCGCCAGAACAATCATTATCACCAAACAACATTCAATATCGGCGAAACATTCATTGCCAAAACAGTCATTATCGCCAAAACATTCATTATTGCCTAGGAATTCATTGTCGCCAAAACATTAATTGTCCCCAAAACATTCCTTCATTCATGTTCTGCAGAAAATGGCCTCCCTATTAATATCATATAAGAAGAAGGCCACGGCCCAATAGATGCCTTCTGAGCCACCCTGAAATGGCACAAAACCCCCCCTAGAGGCGGTAAGCCGTACCGCAGCTATGGTCATGAAGACGTTGACGGCACCCGTTCCAACTGTGACGTACTGGATGTCATTCTCCCGGACACCAGCAGTGGCGTAGATGCTGTCTGCGTAGTAGTAGATCTGTAGATAGATTGTACATTGATGCATAAACAGTATGCCTCTCCCCGTTACAATCATAAAATGACCTGGAGGATGTCAATTCGCTCTGCCCTCTCTTACATTATTCATACATAATGACTTTTTTCAGCAACACTCAGAAGACCTTATTTGACAGATTAAAATATCTTTGACTAAAAAACCATTACACTTTCGAGTAACAAGTTTCCGTAGGATGGTATGAAACCTAAGTTGATGCACTTTCATGTGTAACCTCCAGACAATGGAAACACAAAAGGTGTCCACACTCAATCTCAGTGGGACTGTGTGAACTGTATTAGACAGTgtaacagaggtggaaaatccaggttcagaacaTAAAAGTCCTCCCTGGTATTTTGCTCCAATCATCTGAATTCGCTAATTAGCATGATtcctcagccaggaggcagaactaatcagtgaaatgagctggctgagttcatgggtggaactaacacacatggcaggacttgtACTTCCTGACCCTCTGGACTGCCCGCCTCCGTGGGGTGGCAGAATTCAGAGGTGGCACCGATGCCCGCCGCGGCTCACCGCGTTGACGCCGGACAGCTGCTGGCCCATGTTCATGACGATGATGGAGACCAGCTGCCAGCGCAGGGAGCGGAAGGAGAAGAGGTTGAGCACGGACAGGCGCCCCTCCGCCCGCTCCGACTGCTCCTCCACACGcatctcctgcagctcctcgtCCACGTCCTCCCGGCCCCGGAGGCGCTGtaggtctgggggggggggggcagggagatgggacacacgcacacacacggccaaTGTGACTGAGGTCTGCCTCCACCGTACCCTGGGACTGGGCCAGGCATAGGCTCTAGACATAGGCAACTAGGGTGGTCACCTAAAACACCATTTGTCTGGGGGTTGCCAAacgaaggggggaaaaaaaattaaaaatccacATGCTGCATCCATTATAGTTGGTGGCATCAAATTTGGCGGTTCAACCCCCTTCTCGCCCCCCCAAGGTGTGCAATCTTGCCTAAGGGTGGCAGACAGGCTACAGCTGGGCCTGCCCTGAGCCACAACTGCACTGTACCTAAGCCGAACCGTACAGGTACCATCTGTACAGGTAGAACGATCCTTTATTCCGGCTTTACAGAGGACGGATATTGTTGCACACATTTattgtgttccccccccccccccccattttctccaAAGCCTGATCCTCTTCCCAGTCGGCAGCGTCCCTTCTTTCATAAGCTCTCTTTTCAGACTTTGCCGTTCcacaatttaattcattcagaGGGCTGATGTGTTCTTATCAAAGGCAAATACTGAGTCAGACTGAAGTAGGAAATTTGAGAGGACCACCAGGGGCCTTTCAATCACAAATGTGGTTGTGTTTGACGGGTAAACGCTCTGAAAGACAACCTCCCAGTCCCTCTCTGTATATCTTAATCTCCAtatgtacattatatatatataggacggagtgtagcacagtgggtaaggaactgggcttgtaaccgaaaggtcgcaggttcgattcccgggtaaggacactgccgttgtacccttgagcaaagtacttaaccggaattgcttcagcatatatccagctgtataaatggatacaatgtaaaatgctatgtaaaaagttgtgtaagtcgctctggataagagcgtctgctaaatgcctgtaatgtaatgtaatgtaatgtaatatatatatagtgctgTTTGATGAGTGTGCAGTGAAGGTTTTACCTCTCCGAGCCGTCTTCTCGTCTCCTCTCTGTATGAGCATGTACCTGGGGCTCTCGGGAAAGAAGGGCAAGAGGAACAGCT encodes:
- the LOC118208155 gene encoding solute carrier family 2, facilitated glucose transporter member 5-like, with protein sequence MGYEENCEKYVERKGRLTTVLALATLISAFGSSFQYGYNVAVVNSPSPFIQTFYNKTYMDRYGEPMDSNFLTLLWSLSVSMYPLGGFLGSLMVAPLVNKIGRRGTLLFNNIFSIVPAVMMGLSEVAKSYEIIIVARILVGICAGLSSNVVPMYLGELSPKNLRGAIGIVPQLFITIGILTAQVFGIRGILGNSSGWPFMLALTGVPAVIELFLLPFFPESPRYMLIQRGDEKTARRDLQRLRGREDVDEELQEMRVEEQSERAEGRLSVLNLFSFRSLRWQLVSIIVMNMGQQLSGVNAIYYYADSIYATAGVRENDIQYVTVGTGAVNVFMTIAAVFIVEASGRRLLLLSGFGICCGACILLTIALTFQTSVEWMPYLSITCVIIYVSGHAIGPSPIPYVVTTEMFRQSSRPAAFMVAGSVHWLSNFTVGLVFPFLEKGLGSYSFILFAFICLATLAYIWWVIPETKNKTFLEISQMFAERNGAEILVGTEDLDLKEAKPGSSWQEETKVTAF